The Triplophysa rosa linkage group LG15, Trosa_1v2, whole genome shotgun sequence genome has a segment encoding these proteins:
- the zgc:112001 gene encoding ankyrin repeat domain-containing protein 9, with translation MSSSGHNKTGRAQMDDKCKQQKFISFLFYQAVRDLKPVWMLEDMRTMETFYWEEDAKQRTYTPSEALLYAIVHDHQAYAQYLLGHYSDEALAMPGERFCCCPSSAPHLAMAVRYDRRDILAHILQVAHRLPSLRSYMNRGGCFHLEDGKTPLHLACELLRSDAVVLLLGNGASPQAVDHNGMTPLDVILQQLWDSKVNKGAKKSCLDNLLMFMPEMRFKLRSSLEKDPTRWSKVLGEDKLNYLIGRDPPSLFLIAMQRILALLPPDQFPTSLDKLPIPASLKPLPRPLQQCGRLKVA, from the coding sequence ATGTCATCGTCCGGCCACAATAAAACCGGCAGAGCCCAGATGGACGACAAGTGTAAGCAGCAGAAATTCATTTCGTTTCTTTTTTATCAAGCGGTGCGGGACCTGAAGCCCGTGTGGATGCTGGAGGACATGCGCACCATGGAGACGTTTTATTGGGAAGAGGACGCCAAGCAGAGAACTTACACCCCGTCCGAGGCGCTGCTCTACGCGATCGTGCACGACCATCAGGCGTACGCGCAATATCTGCTCGGTCACTATTCTGACGAGGCGCTGGCGATGCCGGGCGAGCGCTTCTGCTGCTGTCCGTCATCCGCGCCGCATTTAGCCATGGCCGTGCGCTACGACAGGCGCGACATACTCGCTCACATATTGCAAGTGGCGCATCGCTTGCCGAGCCTGCGCTCGTACATGAACCGCGGAGGGTGTTTCCATCTCGAGGACGGCAAGACCCCCCTCCACCTGGCCTGCGAGCTCCTGCGCTCGGACGCCGTCGTGCTGTTGCTCGGCAACGGCGCGTCGCCGCAGGCCGTAGACCACAACGGGATGACGCCGCTCGACGTCATCCTCCAGCAGCTCTGGGACTCCAAAGTCAACAAGGGGGCCAAAAAATCCTGCTTGGACAACCTGTTGATGTTTATGCCGGAGATGCGCTTCAAACTGAGGAGCTCCCTCGAGAAAGACCCCACGCGGTGGTCCAAGGTTCTCGGGGAGGACAAACTGAACTACCTCATCGGAAGAGACCCGCCTTCTCTGTTCCTCATCGCGATGCAGAGAATCCTCGCGCTCTTGCCGCCCGACCAGTTCCCCACGAGCCTGGACAAGCTTCCCATTCCAGCCTCTCTGAAACCTCTTCCCAGACCCCTTCAACAGTGCGGCCGTCTCAAAGTGGCCTGA
- the LOC130565410 gene encoding G-protein coupled receptor family C group 6 member A-like: protein MKLFTLYHHVRVLGLMLCLGLWVHCDIPDDLSGAYLHGDFNCAILSSIHSKVINLHNRTRPEPFICSDFDLGSYLESLAAIHTIEEINDSKFLPGIKFGYQVCDPCASPTKALHCLEHLLAINGSLPVLSDFSDFRPSMKALLGERYSELSIAVAKLLSLYMFPQISCTSSSPVLSDKLRYPSFMRVVPSDVHQAKALAKLMEHFSWSWVGVVYGDDDYGRAAHQSLRQEAEGKVCLDFEMVVPHYLDHVEIDKYIKDVIDTIQASSAKVVVLILKDKLVEKILKGMIQSNMSRIWIASDAWSMHGPLTKMPDINKVGEIFGFSFVMGNIPGFEDYLKNPRPSPGAKNDFIEEYKELRRNCSISALNCGVGDLLDVMDRRKVYGHRVAVYAIAHGLKKLLKCNETACLGDINFPPWQLVESIRSVTFTLDGISHSFDEYGDFTDGYDLIRWTKTNDGRIIDVVGKFILKKGEVELRSEYQGITLPPSKCSESCPPGTSKGVVNTVKSCCYNCTECPEGTYTNKSDEDRCHDCPKDQWSTKKQTKCEVFQYTYLFWSDVYPIVLLVATAIGITAVFTSFIIYYIHRDMAIIKMADMKMSSFMLLGLMDSFVSVIMFIGRPNDHLCRAQQAVYGLGFTLCVSSILVKAYRTFLAFMIFKPNIKHQLNKLYKPLINVLVLTSGQGVILLFWLIFKPPNEDTVWPGKSGIVKYIVCIEGSIIGFAVMHCYISLLAFICFILAFKARKVPQDFNDTSVIIFSMLIHLFVWLCFIPIYINKNKTEQQHIVQASAVLASNYGIIFCHFVPKCYILLWDLSGNSRSAILGRLSRHIRQNTRNADITVLHDAGTGAGPVESAEVVGTISQDALRTVKTLGNVLNEDRGSVNSTQNRHARVRQRHTTN, encoded by the exons ATGAAGCTCTTTACTCTTTATCATCATGTCCGTGTGCTGGGGCTGATGTTGTGCTTGGGTTTGTGGGTTCATTGTGACATTCCAGATGATCTGTCTGGAGCTTACCTGCATGGAGATTTTAACTGCGCAATTTTGTCATCTATTCACTCAAAAGTCATCAACCTTCACAACCGAACACGCCCGGAGCCATTCATCTGTTCCGA TTTTGATCTGGGCTCATACTTAGAATCATTGGCTGCGATCCACACAATTGAAGAAATCAATGATTCTAAATTTCTTCCGGGAATTAAGTTTGGATATCAAGTATGTGACCCGTGTGCATCTCCCACCAAAGCACTGCACTGTCTGGAACATTTACTGGCCATTAACGGATCTCTGCCAGTTCTCTCGGACTTCTCTGATTTCCGCCCGTCAATGAAGGCGCTTTTGGGAGAAAGATACTCTGAATTATCTATCGCTGTTGCCAAACTACTCAGTCTCTACATGTTTCCTCAG atcagCTGTACCTCCTCTTCACCAGTCCTCAGCGACAAACTGCGTTATCCTTCTTTCATGCGTGTCGTTCCAAGTGATGTCCACCAGGCTAAGGCCCTGGCCAAGCTCATGGAGCATTTCTCATGGAGCTGGGTCGGTGTGGTGTACGGAGACGATGACTACGGAAGAGCAGCCCACCAGAGTCTCCGACAAGAGGCCGAAGGAAAGGTGTGTCTGGATTTTGAGATGGTAGTACCGCACTACTTGGACCACGTAGAAATTGACAAGTACATCAAAGATGTCATCGACACTATACAAGCTTCTTCTGCCAAGGTCGTGGTTCTCATTCTAAAGGACAAGCTGGTAGAGAAGATTTTAAAAGGGATGATTCAATCCAACATGAGCAGAATTTGGATCGCAAGTGACGCCTGGTCCATGCACGGCCCCTTGACGAAGATGCCGGACATAAATAAAGTGGGTGAAATTTTTGGCTTCTCTTTTGTCATGGGAAATATACCAGGGTTTGAGGATTATTTGAAAAACCCCAGGCCATCACCAGGAGCAAAGAATGACTTCATAGAGGAGTACAAGGAGTTGAGACGGAACTGTTCCATCTCGGCCCTGAACTGTGGTGTAGGTGATCTGCTGGACGTTATGGACCGGAGGAAAGTTTACGGTCACAGAGTGGCGGTATACGCTATAGCTCACGGCCTTAAAAAACTCCTGAAATGTAACGAGACCGCCTGCCTTGGAGATATCAACTTTCCACCATGGCAG CTTGTGGAAAGCATTCGCAGTGTGACTTTCACACTCGATGGTATCTCACATTCCTTTGATGAATACGGGGACTTTACGGATGGTTATGACCTTATAAGGTGGACAAAAACTAATGATGGTCGAATTATTGATGTTGTTGGAAAGTTTATATTGAAGAAAGGAGAAGTGGAGCTCCGGAGTGAATACCAGGGGATCACG CTCCCACCGTCCAAGTGCTCAGAGTCCTGCCCGCCGGGCACCAGTAAGGGTGTGGTGAACACGGTAAAGTCCTGCTGCTACAACTGCACCGAGTGTCCCGAAGGAACTTACACGAACAAATCTG atgaAGACAGGTGCCATGATTGTCCAAAAGACCAGTGGTctacaaagaaacaaactaaaTGCGAGGTCTTCCAGTACACGTATCTCTTTTGGTCTGACGTCTATCCCATAGTTCTGTTGGTGGCAACAGCAATAGGCATAACTGCAGTGTTTACTTCATTTATCATTTACTACATTCACAGAGACATGGCGATCATCAAAATGGCCGACATGAAAATGTCTAGTTTTATGTTGCTGGGTCTGATGGATAGCTTCGTGAGTGTCATCATGTTTATTGGCAGGCCGAACGATCATCTGTGTCGAGCACAGCAGGCCGTGTACGGCTTAGGTTTCACCCTGTGCGTTTCGAGCATCCTGGTGAAAGCGTACCGCACCTTCCTGGCGTTCATGATCTTTAAGCCGAACATAAAGCATCAGCTTAACAAACTCTACAAGCCTCTTATCAACGTGCTGGTGCTTACCAGCGGTCAGGGAGTCATTCTGTTGTTTTGGCTGATTTTCAAGCCTCCTAATGAAGACACTGTGTGGCCTGGAAAATCAGGGATCGTAAAGTACATCGTCTGCATCGAGGGTTCCATCATAGGTTTTGCAGTCATGCACTGTTATATTTCTCTTCTTgccttcatttgtttcattcttgCCTTCAAGGCTAGAAAAGTGCCGCAGGATTTTAACGACACCAGTGTCATCATCTTTAGCATGTTGATTCACCTATTTGTCTGGCTTTGCTTTATTCCCATTTACATAAATAAGAACAAGACTGAACAGCAACACATAGTTCAGGCTTCGGCTGTTCTGGCCTCCAACTACGGCATAATCTTCTGCCATTTTGTCCCTAAGTGCTACATACTCTTGTGGGATTTGTCTGGAAACTCGAGGTCTGCCATCCTGGGCAGGTTGAGTAGACATATTAGACAAAACACGAGGAACGCAGACATTACTGTGTTACATGATGCAGGTACGGGAGCGGGTCCAGTAGAATCTGCGGAAGTGGTTGGCACAATTTCTCAAGATGCTCTGCGCACCGTCAAAACTCTGGGAAATGTTTTGAATGAGGACAGAGGCAGCGTGAACTCAACGCAGAACAGACATGCCCGAGTGAGGCAAAGACACACCACTAATTGA